Within Bdellovibrionales bacterium, the genomic segment GCTCTAACCACACACGAGCTGCGAACACCTCTCTCTGCCATGGTCGCCTCAGCTGAAATTCTTAAACTCGGACTTTATGACAACGACGAACAGAGAACCGAATTTACAGACATCATATATGATCAAGGTCAAAATCTTATCGCATTGGTTAACGACATTCTGGATTTCGCCAAAATGCAGGCAGGAAAAACAGAGCTATACATTGAGCATTGTGATTTGGTTAAATTCGTTTCTTCCCAAACAGAGTCTTTCGTAAATATGGGAGAGACATCAAACATTTCGATTAATTTTGACCCCTGCGGAATTGATCAGTGTTTCTGCTATTACGATGAGATTCGACTTCGGCAGGTCTTCTCAAATATCATCACAAATGCCATCAAATACAACCGAGAGGGAGGTAAGGTAAAAATATGGTTAGAACAAGATAGCAATACTGCCCGACTGTTTATCGAAGATACGGGAAAAGGAATTGCACCCGAAGATCACGACAAAGTCTTTAACGAGTTTGAGACCCTTGGAAAACTCGCCCTCCATCACAAGGGCACGGGCCTTGGAATGCCAATCACCAAACGCATTATGGAGGCTCTCGGCGGAAAAATTGAACTAAAAAGCGAACTGGAAGTTGGAACGGTCTTTTGGATCACCATTCCAAAGGAAAAAATACTATCCCCGGATCTTTATCGGAGCCGCCCTATCAGTGCTAGCGATCTAGCCGCCTGACAAATCGATTTCTCTGGAGTTGGTATTGACTTCCTCTCCCGAGAGCAAGCTCCTTCGGCAGTCCCGAGAAAGGATCCTAATCAGAGTTTTCACGCGCCATAAGTTAAACCCGGTCCCACTGGTCAACAACTCCATCGCAGCCTCCATACGGGTTGCCGGATTCAGCAACCTGTCGAGAACTTCATCGGAAAGACCGGCTGCAGCCCGCGACAAAAACTCAGTTCGCCCCCCACTCTGCTCATTTACCGTCGATTCAAGCGACACCTCAGCAAAAGCCACCGGATTGACTTTGAAAATCAAGATGAGCCCAAAACAAACAAGAAAACTCATTGGCCTTGGTATTTGGACTGGTCTTTCTGCTCTCGGCACGCTCACAATTCCTTCCCTAATGCCACGAATTGGCCTTGTTATAGTTATAAAGAGTTGCCTCGCCAATGGCACCCCTTTCACTTCTGCTCATACAAATGAAAAGGCTTCGACTCTTCCAGCCACTCTGCTTCATCCTTCGACAAAGACTTCTCCAAATCCTCTGGATTTGCTTCTCGATCATCGACCCACTCTCTCAATAACTGACTTCCAGCCAAAATATCAATAGGCTTTTTGATGGCTTCATATTCATAAGGAGGTTGACGCCATAAGTCATAATCCGGATAAAGACGACGAAGACTCTTAAAAAATAGGGCGACCACACGAAATGGCTGGAAGCTGAGATGATCGTAAAAGACAGAATCTGGGTGAATTTGAATTCCTGAGCACAATTTGCCCTTGTGCTTATGAAAGGTTGGCTCAAAAAAACAGGGCCGTAAGCCACAACCCCTCAACCACGGAGAGTGACGTTTTTTCATTTCGCCTAGAACTTTCTCAGCATCAATATCTGGAGCTCCAAACACTTCCAGAGGGATTGTCGTCCCTCTCCCCTCAGAAAGCTGTGTTCCCTCCACCAATACTGTGCCCGCATAAGATCTCGCCGTCGTCAGCCTGGGCATATTAGGAGACGGATTCACCCAAGAAATATTCGTTGGCCACCCAAATCCCGGCATCTGAGAAATACGATAGTTTCTCATTTCAACGACTTTCAAATCCACATCTAAGCGCGAGTGGCGGACAAACCATTTTGCTGCCTCTCCCAAAGTTAATCCGTGCCGCATCGGCATGGGAGCTAAACCCACAAAGCTCTCCCAACCCTTCTTTAACTTTAGCCCCTCGATGGGGCGTCCTGCCGGATTGGGACGATCCAAAACCCATATTTGCTTTTTGTGAGCTGCGGCCTCTTCGAGCAAATAAAACAGAGTCGTCAGAAAAGTATAAATTCTGCAACCCACATCTTGAAGATCTACGATGATCACGTCGAGATACTCTAACATCTCTTTCGAAGGACGCCGCAATTCTCCGTAAAGACTAAAAATCGGAATGTTCGCCCTGCTATCAACGTAAGTTTCACTTTCGATCATGTTGTCTTGTTTTTCGCCTCTCATGCCATGCTGGGGACCAAACCCGCAGGTAATGTCAAATTCTCCAAGATGAAGCATGGCCTCTAGGCTGTGAGAAAGATTCGCTGTCACGCTTGCTGGATGAGCCACCAATCCAACTCGACGTCCCTTCAAAAGACGAATGAAACTGGCCTCTTCAAGCAACCGGTCAATTCCGAGTTCCAACATGATTTTTCTCCCGACTATTCAAGTACTGAGCAATTCCTTCAGCCGTCAGCTTATTGGCAAGTTCAGTTGGATGACCATCCCCTTTATACCCAGGTCCTGAAACCGGTATCCTCTAAACGCTCCCCTCATATCGAGCCATTCGACGCCATATTTTGCCAAGCAAAAACTGATATCTTTACCGATCGAATGGGGATGAAGTACCAACAAAAAGCGCGAATTATCAAATTGACTCAAAATTCTCTGTTTCACGTCGTTGATCGCCCTGCAAGCCAATTCCAGATCATCACGATCAATCTGAAATGGCCAAGCCAAATTAAATCTCCTGCGCAAGAAAGTCTTATTGTAGAGCCGCTCTGCAGCTGCATAAATGTAGCGCCTTTCATGCACAAAGCCATCTCGGACCAATTTATCTCCTTCAAGTTTAAAATAAGGAAGACCGCCTGCCCAGTCGATCGTCTCCAGTCCCCCCACCATGCGATCTATATGAAAGGTAGGATAGAGATAAATAATTAGCCCCTGTCGTTGAGGAATTTGCCTTGCAAAGTCTATGTTTTGGGCTTGTGCCAGCACATGCCCCAACCCGTAGCCGGGAACGCTGTAATTGTAGGACTGGTATTTCATCAGTCGGCGCGTTAGCTGATAATCGAGAGTTGATTCATCCTCTAATCCTTGGCCGAACATGGCCGAACAACCCAAATAAATCAGAAATTGGTCTTTTTGCGGCTTCTCATTGACCGGAAAGACGAATCGACGCCCAAAGTTATCAGTCCTGAGAGTGTATTCATAAATCGGCCAATGATCCAAAAAACGAGTCACGGTGGCCTTCACGTTTGGCTTCGCAATCCAACCGTAAGTTCTCGACGTCGTATCAGAATATTCCGTTGTGGCAACTTCCTGTGACGCATGATTCGTTGGCTTGCGCATGGAACGCACGAAAATAACCTGAGCAAAAAAGAGGCCAGTCAAGACAAATACCAACCCCAGAAAAAAAGCGAATGCATTTTTAAACCAAAAACCAAACACAGGCCGAAAAAAATATTTTCTCATAGTAGAAAAAGTGAATCATAGAAATCAGCCCAAAGTCTATCCAATAACACCCATGAGTTAATTTAAATAAACAATGATTCCATTTAAAGAGTTTGCGATCAATAATCCCGAATGAGCATTTCGAGTTACCCGACCAAGTTGAGACATAAAAGAGATCAAATGCGCCACACGGCAAAAATGTTTCTGAAAATGATTTCCATCTTGATCCCCCTCGTCTCATGTTCTTTATTGGAAAAAAGAGAAACCTTTTCTTCGAAAGAATTGCTGACTCAGGCTGAAGTGTTTCCGAGGGAGTGGAGCTGGCAAGCCCCGTTTTCCTATGCAAGCTCAGATACAGAGAGAAGCCCTAGCGCAGTCCCTGTCGACCAGGATAGTATGGTGCTTCTTGGATATTACCGTTTCAATCGCTCACTGACTGATCCAAAAACAACAACTCCCGAGCTCTTCCGGCAGCAAATATCATACCTCAAGCAACACAGTTTTGAATTTGTTGGTCTGCCACAGATTCAGCACGATTCTGCAAGGCCCTCAGTTCGAATTCCAAAAGTGGCCATTCTCTTTGAGGGTTGGTCCGAATCACTCCCCGAGGCCTGGATTGACCTCCAAAAGGAAAATATTCCCGTTCTCATTTTCATCAACAGCACAGAAATGGGTTTACAAGCAAGCAGGGAATTCTTTGAAAGTATCAGGAAAAATCCCCTCGTCTCCTTTGGCCTGAAGGCCCCCTCTCTGCCATCCAAAGTAGATAGCGAAACCAAAAAACTAGAAGCATTCTGGGGACAGCCCATCACTGCCTTTTCTTACCCAATTAACGAAGTTTCAGGCTTTCGAAAAGAAATCGAGCGTCTGGGCTTTAAAACCGGATTCAATCACTTCTCTGGTGCCGTATCAAAAGCAAGTGATAAACTTTTTCTTTCGCGATTTCCAATAAACAATAACTACGGCCAGATCAAAGGACAAACAAAAAATGGCTTTGAAATACGAGCTTTTTCGCTTCCCTTAAACCTTCGCTTGCAGGACGCCCCACAGAAATTCGAAAAAGAAATTTTGTCTTTTGAAATCAATAAAAGAGTTCATGATCCTCGGTCTCTGCACTGCTTTTACAACGACATCGAAATTCCTCGAATCGCCAGACTCGCCAGACACTCAAACTTCTCTGCATCAATGAAAAACTGGGGTCATCGTTTTGAGCTCAGTTTAAAAAAACCAAGCCAGGACTCTGTCGTCCAAAAGGAAAAGGAGCACCCAGTCCTGCGCTGCACTCTCCTGGGGCATTCCGCAGAAAGCAAAAGGCCACCTCGCTACTATTGGGGTTCAGTGCCGATTCCCAACTAACCTTACTTTTGCGATAATCGCTTGACGCATAGAGTGAAGCATGGTAGCCCGCTGAGACTGGATTTCAGCTCGAAGGCACCGGCTCAAAAGCTCGATCTAAAAAGGATCATGAAATTGAGATATCTTTTAAAGCCCATTTTTTTCCCTTTCGTGGTTTTTTCCTTGTTGAGCTCCCATCCGCGTGCATTGGCCCAAGCCGTCACTGTTGATATGATTTTTGACGGCCTTAATAAGTTAGAGACGGAATTAAAAAATCGGAATACATCGGTTAGGTGCAGACCGTTCGTTCAACTCTCCTGGTGGGCCCGCCTCATTCCCAAACTACAGAAAAAGGCAGAAGAAGAAGCCAACGCTGAGTGGAGAGAAGAAATTGAATTCTCTGCCAATGTGCTACGTAGATCTAAGGAAAATTCTCTTGATCGTATGAGCCTTGTTTTCCTTAGACTTTCTCAAAATAGGGCTAGGTATGGCGAGGTGACAAGTGTTGATCCCGCGATACGGGACATCGTGTTTCCTATCATTGAAGAACAGATTACGCGCCTTATTGCTGAGGCGACTGACACTGATGCGATCTACGTGATAAATAATTTTTTCATTGATCTTGAGACCCAACTTCAGAGGGCCATGCGCGAATTATTGGCAGCGAAGGGGATTCGGGGATTGAAACTGTGGTCTCTCATACGCCAGATAGAAGAAGGCAATAATGATGGTGTAGAAATCCACCAATTGGATATATTCGTCAACCAATTGCATGAACGCATTTTGACGACGGCGACCAGCATCCAAATGGTTGATATCTTGGTTGAGTCTGGAATGAAAGACATCTGGGAGCTCTGTCCTGGCTGTAAATAAGAGTCCATGAATGAGATCGAAATGAATTTAAATTAGTTAAAATAAATTAAATTAAATTAAATTAAATTAAATTAAATTAAATTAAATTAAAGATATCTATTTCAGCTTTGGAAGCCTCAGATTAAATTGTTTGAAAACAATGTCTAAATTTGAACGAAATTTACTCAGGTAAGAGTTGTCAATTTCATTCTCTCCATAGAGAACATTGCAAAAAACATCAGTTAAGGACGAAACTGACTCTTTCAGTTTTGGAAAGGAACGAGAAACATCCTCCGCGTATCCCGTTGGAGACACTTCTGGAAGACGAGGAAACTCAATCAACTCCATCAAGCGCAAGAAGAGCTGATAGGACAAAATAACTTCCTCTGTCGACGACATACTTCTTGACCGTAACATCCGCGCTTCATCCAAAAGTGAGCTCTTTTTTATTCTATCCACATTTTCCGCTGCTTCATGCGATTCCCCCTTCTCACCAAATAACCTAAAGAAAATGAGATAGGCAAGATACAAAGCCCCGAGATAGAGAAGGACTTTTGCCCATCTCTCTAACTGAGAAAAAAGTCTTTCAATTTGCGATCGAATCTTCTCCAGCCGCTTCTCACGACTCAAGGGCGCTACGTGTGAAGCCCCTTCAATCTCAGCTTCAATTTTCACGGCTGCCTTTGCCATCTCTTGGGTTTCTCTGTCGATCATCTCTCCCCGCTCACGCGCCTCTGCCTGTCGAGAGGCAGCTTCCCCTTCGGAGTGCATACGCTCCAGTCCCTCTTCAGTTAAGCGTCCAGTTGAGGCCACTTTCTCCAGGTCTGATTTCTTTAATCCGATTTTTTCACCCAATTGATTCAATTCATCCTGCTTCCTCTGAGTCAAGCTACCGATCGGACCACGTTGTTTGACAAATTCATCTCGAAGTCTTCGTCTCAGCAATTCGCTCGCCGGAACGCCTTGCTCAAATTCACCAATTTCCTTTTCTAGATCCGGAAAGGATGATTTCAACTTCTCCTTTACAAAAGCGCTGTTTCGAGCCGACTCCACAAACTTCTCGTAAGCTTCCTTATCAAAGTCTTGAGGATTGATTTG encodes:
- a CDS encoding HAMP domain-containing histidine kinase; its protein translation is MQNLSESNILHLLRTLSEEAIFGILVFNLSDEKCVYANRLAKDLIEFPPTADLSSLEIKSIFPEKVRPEFRAISSDLLKNEGLFQDIAIRKQNEMTFIANLGIKIIHFDDISCVTLMFQDITVQKKLQRDITAKQIEIKAAFEELLKQNQQLKELDLAKNRFIALTTHELRTPLSAMVASAEILKLGLYDNDEQRTEFTDIIYDQGQNLIALVNDILDFAKMQAGKTELYIEHCDLVKFVSSQTESFVNMGETSNISINFDPCGIDQCFCYYDEIRLRQVFSNIITNAIKYNREGGKVKIWLEQDSNTARLFIEDTGKGIAPEDHDKVFNEFETLGKLALHHKGTGLGMPITKRIMEALGGKIELKSELEVGTVFWITIPKEKILSPDLYRSRPISASDLAA
- a CDS encoding DUF1343 domain-containing protein; amino-acid sequence: MLELGIDRLLEEASFIRLLKGRRVGLVAHPASVTANLSHSLEAMLHLGEFDITCGFGPQHGMRGEKQDNMIESETYVDSRANIPIFSLYGELRRPSKEMLEYLDVIIVDLQDVGCRIYTFLTTLFYLLEEAAAHKKQIWVLDRPNPAGRPIEGLKLKKGWESFVGLAPMPMRHGLTLGEAAKWFVRHSRLDVDLKVVEMRNYRISQMPGFGWPTNISWVNPSPNMPRLTTARSYAGTVLVEGTQLSEGRGTTIPLEVFGAPDIDAEKVLGEMKKRHSPWLRGCGLRPCFFEPTFHKHKGKLCSGIQIHPDSVFYDHLSFQPFRVVALFFKSLRRLYPDYDLWRQPPYEYEAIKKPIDILAGSQLLREWVDDREANPEDLEKSLSKDEAEWLEESKPFHLYEQK